The following proteins come from a genomic window of Musa acuminata AAA Group cultivar baxijiao chromosome BXJ1-7, Cavendish_Baxijiao_AAA, whole genome shotgun sequence:
- the LOC135679809 gene encoding uncharacterized protein LOC135679809, with translation MLVEVSSREGKRDPITLDLLGGCTSVAPKDVDAGSKPSIGCRGDLRPLDLNRLPDDGPKPVAAALAGSQSVCTIEKVKWALERAERESRGREMDEEEQQRQRRRRRRMGMERRRRRRRSHEASDGCSSPSPSPSPSPSPSPSSSSSITTASIKRRGDGEEGCAGCDSAGGSLVAAGCPSCLSYVLISRMNPRCPRCDSQVAPPLAAAAAAAAAPPPPQKRPRIDLNFALFPL, from the exons ATGTTGGTTGAGGTGAGCTCGAGGGAGGGGAAGCGGGATCCGATAACCCTCGACCTCCTCGGCGGCTGCACGTCGGTGGCACCCAAAGACGTTGATGCTGGCTCGAAGCCGTCCATTGGCTGTCGTGGCGACCTCCGTCCGCTG GACCTTAACCGGCTGCCGGACGACGGCCCGAAGCCGGTAGCCGCGGCGCTCGCCGGGAGCCAGAGCGTGTGCACCATCGAGAAAGTGAAGTGGGCGCTGGAGCGGGCGGAGCGCGAGTCGCGCGGCAGGGAGATGGACGAGgaggagcagcagcggcagcggcggcggcggcggaggatggggatggagaggaggaggaggaggaggaggagtcatGAGGCATCGGACGGCTGCTCCTCCccctcgccctcgccctcgccctcaCCCTCACCCTCGCCCTCCTCTTCGTCGTCCATCACGACGGCGTCGATCAAGCGGCGGGGTGACGGGGAGGAGGGGTGCGCCGGCTGCGACTCCGCAGGCGGCAGCCTGGTGGCGGCGGGCTGCCCTAGCTGCCTTTCCTATGTGCTGATATCGAGGATGAACCCGCGGTGCCCACGCTGCGACTCGCAGGTGGCACCGCccttggcggcggcggcggcggcggcggcggctcctCCGCCTCCGCAGAAGCGGCCCCGCATCGACCTCAATTTTGCGCTTTTCCCCCTGTAA
- the LOC135678083 gene encoding actin-depolymerizing factor 11-like, whose amino-acid sequence MAFLRSHSNASSGMGVADDCKDIFLELQRKKTHRYVIFKINEKQKEVIVEKIGGATESYDDFVASLPENDCRYAVYDFDFVTEENCQKSKIFFIAWSPSISRIRAKMLYAASKDRFRRELDGVHYEIQATDPSELDLDNLRERAH is encoded by the exons ATGGCGTTCCTCCGATCCCAC TCAAATGCTTCCTCTGGAATGGGTGTTGCTGATGATTGCAAGGATATATTCTTAGAGCTTCAGAGGAAGAAGACACACAGATATGTGATTTTCAAAATCAATGAGAAGCAAAAGGAGGTTATTGTTGAAAAGATTGGAGGTGCAACCGAGAGCTATGATGATTTCGTGGCTTCTTTGCCTGAAAATGATTGCCGTTATGCTGTCTATGATTTTGACTTTGTTACTGAAGAAAACTGTCAGAAAAGCAAGATTTTCTTCATTGCCTG GTCCCCTTCCATTTCCCGAATCCGAGCTAAGATGCTGTACGCAGCTTCTAAGGATCGATTCAGGAGGGAGCTGGATGGTGTTCACTATGAGATTCAGGCTACCGACCCGTCAGAGCTGGACCTTGATAATCTTAGGGAGCGGGCACATTAG